The following coding sequences lie in one Sesamum indicum cultivar Zhongzhi No. 13 linkage group LG9, S_indicum_v1.0, whole genome shotgun sequence genomic window:
- the LOC105170999 gene encoding serine/threonine-protein phosphatase BSL3 isoform X3, producing MDVDSAMATEPDHDPSEQPTTANGVDQPTESESSTPQQQQQQQTNNSSIINNSSNSGGGAGPGPVVAGPRCAPTYSVVNAIIEKKEDGPGPRCGHTLTAVPAVGEEGIPGYIGPRLILFGGATALEGNSAASGTPSSAGSAGIRLAGATADVHCYDVLTNKWSRITPIGEPPTPRAAHVATAVGTMVVIQGGIGPAGLSAEDLHVLDLTQQRPRWHRVVVQGPGPGPRYGHVMALVGQRYLMAIGGNDGKRPLADVWALDTAAKPYEWRKLEPEGEGPPPCMYATASARSDGLLLLCGGRDANSVPLASAYGLAKHRDGRWEWAIAPGVSPSPRYQHAAVFVNARLHVSGGALGGGRMVEDSSSVAVLDTAAGVWCDTKSVVTSPRTGKYSADAAGGDAAVELTRRCRHAAAAVGDLIFIYGGLRGGVLLDDLLVAEDLAAAETTSAASHAAAAAAASNVQQGRLSGRYGYTDEGNGANVPDAAAADGAVVVGNPVAPPVNGDIYTDISTENAVLQGSRRLSKGVEYLVEAAAAEAEAISAALAAAKARQVNGELELPDRDRGAEATPSGKQVSILTKPDSVMSNNSAPPGVRLHHRAVVVAAETGGALGGMVRQLSIDQFENEGRRVSYGTPESATAARKLLDRQMSINSVPKKVIAHLLKPRGWKPPVRRQFFLDCNEIADLCDSAERIFASEPSVLQLKAPIKIFGDLHGQFGDLMRLFDEYGSPSTAGDIAYIDYLFLGDYVDRGQHSLETITLLLALKVEHPHQIHLIRGNHEAADINALFGFRIECIERMGERDGIWAWHRINRLFNWLPLAALIEKKIICMHGGIGRSINHVEQIENIQRPIAMEAGSIVLMDLLWSDPTENDSVEGLRPNARGPGLVTFGPDRVMEFCNNNDLQLIVRAHECVMDGFERFAQGHLITLFSATNYCGTANNAGAILVLGRDLVVVPKLIHPLPPAISSPETSPERHIEDTWMQELNANRPPTPTRGRPQVPNDRVICT from the exons ATGGACGTGGATTCGGCTATGGCTACGGAGCCCGATCACGATCCTTCGGAGCAGCCCACCACGGCTAATGGTGTGGACCAGCCAACCGAATCCGAATCCTCGACGcctcagcagcagcagcagcaacagaCTAACAATAGcagtattattaataatagtagtaaTAGTGGTGGTGGTGCTGGCCCAGGACCGGTGGTGGCGGGTCCACGCTGTGCGCCGACTTACAGTGTGGTGAACGCGATAATAGAGAAGAAGGAGGATGGTCCCGGTCCGCGGTGTGGCCACACCCTGACTGCTGTGCCTGCCGTTGGGGAAGAGGGGATTCCTGGGTATATTGGCCCGAGATTAATTCTGTTCGGGGGAGCGACAGCCCTTGAAGGGAATTCTGCGGCATCAGGAACTCCTTCATCGGCCGGCAGCGCTGGAATTC GGTTGGCAGGTGCTACTGCTGACGTGCACTGCTATGATgttttgacaaataaatgGTCTCG AATAACTCCAATTGGAGAGCCGCCCACACCTCGGGCAGCTCATGTCGCAACTGCTGTAGGTACCATGGTTGTTATTCAG GGTGGGATTGGTCCAGCTGGTTTGTCTGCGGAAGATCTTCATGTCCTGGATCTTACGCAACAGCGGCCAAGATGGCATAG GGTTGTGGTCCAAGGTCCTGGGCCAGGACCACGCTATGGGCATGTCATGGCTTTGGTTGGACAACGATATCTCATGGCAATTGGCGGAAATGATG GAAAACGACCGCTAGCTGATGTTTGGGCACTGGATACCGCTGCAAAGCCATATGAATGGCGAAAACTGGAACCAGAGGGTGAAGGTCCACCACCTTGCAT GTATGCAACAGCGAGTGCGCGCTCTGATGGTCTTCTTTTGCTCTGTGGTGGGAGGGATGCGAATAGTGTG CCACTGGCTAGTGCATATGGGCTTGCCAAACATAGAGATGGTCGTTGGGAATGGGCCATTGCTCCTGGTGTCTCACCGTCTCCAAGATATCAACATGCAGCT gTTTTTGTTAATGCACGTCTTCATGTATCTGGAGGGGCTCTCGGCGGCGGGCGCATGGTAGAGGACTCCTCAAGTGTGGCAG TTTTGGATACTGCAGCTGGAGTTTGGTGTGACACAAAATCTGTTGTCACAAGTCCGAGGACCGGAAAATATAGCGCAGATGCTGCTGGTGGGGATGCCGCAGTTGAATTGACAAGGCGCTGTAGGCATGCTGCCGCCGCTGTCGGTGACTTGATCTTCATCTATGGTGGCCTGCGTGGGG GGGTGCTGCTGGATGATTTGCTTGTTGCTGAAGATCTGGCTGCTGCTGAAACAACTAGTGCAGCTTCCCATGCAGCTGCTGCAGCAGCTGCGTCCAATGTGCAGCAAGGAAGGTTATCAGGTAGATATGGATATACTGATGAAGGAAATGGGGCGAATGTGCCTGacgctgctgctgctgatggTGCAGTTGTGGTGGGAAATCCTGTTGCTCCCCCTGTAAATGGTGATATTTATACGGACATAAGCACAGAAAACGCAGTGCTCCAAGGTTCCCg AAGGTTGAGTAAAGGTGTTGAGTACTTAGTTGAAGCTGCAGCAGCAGAAGCTGAGGCCATTAGTGCTGCACTGGCGGCTGCTAAAGCTCGACAAGTTAATGGGGAACTTGAGCTGCCAGATAGAGATCGTGGGGCAGAGGCTACCCCTAGTGGGAAGCAAGTATCTATCTTGACCAAGCCTGATTCagtgatgtcaaataattCTGCCCCGCCTGGAGTTAGGCTCCATCATCGTGCT GTGGTTGTAGCTGCTGAGACTGGTGGTGCTTTAGGTGGGATGGTCAGACAGCTTTCAATTGATCAGTTCGAAAATGAAGGCAGGCGTGTCAGTTATGGAACTCCGGAAAGCGCAACCGCAGCTAGGAAACTTTTAGATCGGCAAATGTCTATTAACAGTGTACCAAAGAAG GTGATTGCCCATCTTCTTAAACCTCGTGGTTGGAAGCCTCCAGTTCGCAGACAATTTTTCTTGGATTGCAACGAGATTGCAGATCTTTGTGATAGTGCGGAGAGAATATTTGCAAGTGAACCTAGTGTACTACAGCTGAAGGCTCCTATTAAGATATTTGGGGACTTGCATGGGCAATTTGGTGATCTTATGCGACTTTTTGATGAATATGGATCACCTTCTACTGCTGGTGATATAGC ATATATTGATTATCTCTTCTTGGGAGACTATGTTGATCGTGGTCAACACAGTTTGGAAACCATCACTCTTCTCTTAGCTCTCAAG GTTGAGCATCCCCATCAAATACATTTGATTCGTGGTAATCATGAAGCTGCGGATATTAATGCTCTTTTTGGCTTTCGAATTGAGTGCATTGAGCGTATG GGTGAGAGAGATGGAATTTGGGCATGGCATCGGATAAACAGATTGTTCAACTGGCTTCCTCTGGCTgcattaattgagaaaaaaattatttgtatgcATGGTGGTATTGGGAGATCGATAAACCATGTAGAACAGATTGAGAATATTCAGCGTCCGATTGCAATGGAAGCAGGATCTATTGTTCTTATGGACTTGTTGTG GTCTGATCCCACTGAGAATGACAGTGTAGAAGGACTGCGACCAAATGCAAGAGGTCCTGGTTTGGTAACCTTTGGG CCTGATCGTGTTATGGAATTCTGTAACAACAACGATCTTCAATTGATTGTTCGAGCACATGAGTGTGTGATGGATGGCTTTGAAAGATTTGCTCAGGGACATTTAATCACTCTTTTCTCAGCGACAAACTACTGCG GTACTGCCAACAATGCTGGTGCTATCCTAGTTTTGGGTAGAGATTTAGTGGTTGTACCCAAACTAATTCACCCATTGCCACCTGCAATTTCATCCCCAGAAACCTCCCCTGAACGGCATATAGAAGACACTTGGATGCAG GAGCTCAATGCTAACAGGCCACCTACTCCCACCAGAGGCCGTCCTCAAGTTCCTAACGACCGAG TGATTTGTACATAG
- the LOC105170999 gene encoding serine/threonine-protein phosphatase BSL3 isoform X2, protein MDVDSAMATEPDHDPSEQPTTANGVDQPTESESSTPQQQQQQQTNNSSIINNSSNSGGGAGPGPVVAGPRCAPTYSVVNAIIEKKEDGPGPRCGHTLTAVPAVGEEGIPGYIGPRLILFGGATALEGNSAASGTPSSAGSAGIRLAGATADVHCYDVLTNKWSRITPIGEPPTPRAAHVATAVGTMVVIQGGIGPAGLSAEDLHVLDLTQQRPRWHRVVVQGPGPGPRYGHVMALVGQRYLMAIGGNDGKRPLADVWALDTAAKPYEWRKLEPEGEGPPPCMYATASARSDGLLLLCGGRDANSVPLASAYGLAKHRDGRWEWAIAPGVSPSPRYQHAAVFVNARLHVSGGALGGGRMVEDSSSVAVLDTAAGVWCDTKSVVTSPRTGKYSADAAGGDAAVELTRRCRHAAAAVGDLIFIYGGLRGGVLLDDLLVAEDLAAAETTSAASHAAAAAAASNVQQGRLSGRYGYTDEGNGANVPDAAAADGAVVVGNPVAPPVNGDIYTDISTENAVLQGSRLSKGVEYLVEAAAAEAEAISAALAAAKARQVNGELELPDRDRGAEATPSGKQVSILTKPDSVMSNNSAPPGVRLHHRAVVVAAETGGALGGMVRQLSIDQFENEGRRVSYGTPESATAARKLLDRQMSINSVPKKVIAHLLKPRGWKPPVRRQFFLDCNEIADLCDSAERIFASEPSVLQLKAPIKIFGDLHGQFGDLMRLFDEYGSPSTAGDIAYIDYLFLGDYVDRGQHSLETITLLLALKVEHPHQIHLIRGNHEAADINALFGFRIECIERMGERDGIWAWHRINRLFNWLPLAALIEKKIICMHGGIGRSINHVEQIENIQRPIAMEAGSIVLMDLLWSDPTENDSVEGLRPNARGPGLVTFGPDRVMEFCNNNDLQLIVRAHECVMDGFERFAQGHLITLFSATNYCGTANNAGAILVLGRDLVVVPKLIHPLPPAISSPETSPERHIEDTWMQELNANRPPTPTRGRPQVPNDRGSLAWI, encoded by the exons ATGGACGTGGATTCGGCTATGGCTACGGAGCCCGATCACGATCCTTCGGAGCAGCCCACCACGGCTAATGGTGTGGACCAGCCAACCGAATCCGAATCCTCGACGcctcagcagcagcagcagcaacagaCTAACAATAGcagtattattaataatagtagtaaTAGTGGTGGTGGTGCTGGCCCAGGACCGGTGGTGGCGGGTCCACGCTGTGCGCCGACTTACAGTGTGGTGAACGCGATAATAGAGAAGAAGGAGGATGGTCCCGGTCCGCGGTGTGGCCACACCCTGACTGCTGTGCCTGCCGTTGGGGAAGAGGGGATTCCTGGGTATATTGGCCCGAGATTAATTCTGTTCGGGGGAGCGACAGCCCTTGAAGGGAATTCTGCGGCATCAGGAACTCCTTCATCGGCCGGCAGCGCTGGAATTC GGTTGGCAGGTGCTACTGCTGACGTGCACTGCTATGATgttttgacaaataaatgGTCTCG AATAACTCCAATTGGAGAGCCGCCCACACCTCGGGCAGCTCATGTCGCAACTGCTGTAGGTACCATGGTTGTTATTCAG GGTGGGATTGGTCCAGCTGGTTTGTCTGCGGAAGATCTTCATGTCCTGGATCTTACGCAACAGCGGCCAAGATGGCATAG GGTTGTGGTCCAAGGTCCTGGGCCAGGACCACGCTATGGGCATGTCATGGCTTTGGTTGGACAACGATATCTCATGGCAATTGGCGGAAATGATG GAAAACGACCGCTAGCTGATGTTTGGGCACTGGATACCGCTGCAAAGCCATATGAATGGCGAAAACTGGAACCAGAGGGTGAAGGTCCACCACCTTGCAT GTATGCAACAGCGAGTGCGCGCTCTGATGGTCTTCTTTTGCTCTGTGGTGGGAGGGATGCGAATAGTGTG CCACTGGCTAGTGCATATGGGCTTGCCAAACATAGAGATGGTCGTTGGGAATGGGCCATTGCTCCTGGTGTCTCACCGTCTCCAAGATATCAACATGCAGCT gTTTTTGTTAATGCACGTCTTCATGTATCTGGAGGGGCTCTCGGCGGCGGGCGCATGGTAGAGGACTCCTCAAGTGTGGCAG TTTTGGATACTGCAGCTGGAGTTTGGTGTGACACAAAATCTGTTGTCACAAGTCCGAGGACCGGAAAATATAGCGCAGATGCTGCTGGTGGGGATGCCGCAGTTGAATTGACAAGGCGCTGTAGGCATGCTGCCGCCGCTGTCGGTGACTTGATCTTCATCTATGGTGGCCTGCGTGGGG GGGTGCTGCTGGATGATTTGCTTGTTGCTGAAGATCTGGCTGCTGCTGAAACAACTAGTGCAGCTTCCCATGCAGCTGCTGCAGCAGCTGCGTCCAATGTGCAGCAAGGAAGGTTATCAGGTAGATATGGATATACTGATGAAGGAAATGGGGCGAATGTGCCTGacgctgctgctgctgatggTGCAGTTGTGGTGGGAAATCCTGTTGCTCCCCCTGTAAATGGTGATATTTATACGGACATAAGCACAGAAAACGCAGTGCTCCAAGGTTCCCg GTTGAGTAAAGGTGTTGAGTACTTAGTTGAAGCTGCAGCAGCAGAAGCTGAGGCCATTAGTGCTGCACTGGCGGCTGCTAAAGCTCGACAAGTTAATGGGGAACTTGAGCTGCCAGATAGAGATCGTGGGGCAGAGGCTACCCCTAGTGGGAAGCAAGTATCTATCTTGACCAAGCCTGATTCagtgatgtcaaataattCTGCCCCGCCTGGAGTTAGGCTCCATCATCGTGCT GTGGTTGTAGCTGCTGAGACTGGTGGTGCTTTAGGTGGGATGGTCAGACAGCTTTCAATTGATCAGTTCGAAAATGAAGGCAGGCGTGTCAGTTATGGAACTCCGGAAAGCGCAACCGCAGCTAGGAAACTTTTAGATCGGCAAATGTCTATTAACAGTGTACCAAAGAAG GTGATTGCCCATCTTCTTAAACCTCGTGGTTGGAAGCCTCCAGTTCGCAGACAATTTTTCTTGGATTGCAACGAGATTGCAGATCTTTGTGATAGTGCGGAGAGAATATTTGCAAGTGAACCTAGTGTACTACAGCTGAAGGCTCCTATTAAGATATTTGGGGACTTGCATGGGCAATTTGGTGATCTTATGCGACTTTTTGATGAATATGGATCACCTTCTACTGCTGGTGATATAGC ATATATTGATTATCTCTTCTTGGGAGACTATGTTGATCGTGGTCAACACAGTTTGGAAACCATCACTCTTCTCTTAGCTCTCAAG GTTGAGCATCCCCATCAAATACATTTGATTCGTGGTAATCATGAAGCTGCGGATATTAATGCTCTTTTTGGCTTTCGAATTGAGTGCATTGAGCGTATG GGTGAGAGAGATGGAATTTGGGCATGGCATCGGATAAACAGATTGTTCAACTGGCTTCCTCTGGCTgcattaattgagaaaaaaattatttgtatgcATGGTGGTATTGGGAGATCGATAAACCATGTAGAACAGATTGAGAATATTCAGCGTCCGATTGCAATGGAAGCAGGATCTATTGTTCTTATGGACTTGTTGTG GTCTGATCCCACTGAGAATGACAGTGTAGAAGGACTGCGACCAAATGCAAGAGGTCCTGGTTTGGTAACCTTTGGG CCTGATCGTGTTATGGAATTCTGTAACAACAACGATCTTCAATTGATTGTTCGAGCACATGAGTGTGTGATGGATGGCTTTGAAAGATTTGCTCAGGGACATTTAATCACTCTTTTCTCAGCGACAAACTACTGCG GTACTGCCAACAATGCTGGTGCTATCCTAGTTTTGGGTAGAGATTTAGTGGTTGTACCCAAACTAATTCACCCATTGCCACCTGCAATTTCATCCCCAGAAACCTCCCCTGAACGGCATATAGAAGACACTTGGATGCAG GAGCTCAATGCTAACAGGCCACCTACTCCCACCAGAGGCCGTCCTCAAGTTCCTAACGACCGAGGTTCTCTTGCTTGGATTTAG
- the LOC105170999 gene encoding serine/threonine-protein phosphatase BSL3 isoform X5, whose amino-acid sequence MDVDSAMATEPDHDPSEQPTTANGVDQPTESESSTPQQQQQQQTNNSSIINNSSNSGGGAGPGPVVAGPRCAPTYSVVNAIIEKKEDGPGPRCGHTLTAVPAVGEEGIPGYIGPRLILFGGATALEGNSAASGTPSSAGSAGIRLAGATADVHCYDVLTNKWSRITPIGEPPTPRAAHVATAVGTMVVIQGGIGPAGLSAEDLHVLDLTQQRPRWHRVVVQGPGPGPRYGHVMALVGQRYLMAIGGNDGKRPLADVWALDTAAKPYEWRKLEPEGEGPPPCMYATASARSDGLLLLCGGRDANSVPLASAYGLAKHRDGRWEWAIAPGVSPSPRYQHAAVFVNARLHVSGGALGGGRMVEDSSSVAVLDTAAGVWCDTKSVVTSPRTGKYSADAAGGDAAVELTRRCRHAAAAVGDLIFIYGGLRGGVLLDDLLVAEDLAAAETTSAASHAAAAAAASNVQQGRLSVVVGNPVAPPVNGDIYTDISTENAVLQGSRLSKGVEYLVEAAAAEAEAISAALAAAKARQVNGELELPDRDRGAEATPSGKQVSILTKPDSVMSNNSAPPGVRLHHRAVVVAAETGGALGGMVRQLSIDQFENEGRRVSYGTPESATAARKLLDRQMSINSVPKKVIAHLLKPRGWKPPVRRQFFLDCNEIADLCDSAERIFASEPSVLQLKAPIKIFGDLHGQFGDLMRLFDEYGSPSTAGDIAYIDYLFLGDYVDRGQHSLETITLLLALKVEHPHQIHLIRGNHEAADINALFGFRIECIERMGERDGIWAWHRINRLFNWLPLAALIEKKIICMHGGIGRSINHVEQIENIQRPIAMEAGSIVLMDLLWSDPTENDSVEGLRPNARGPGLVTFGPDRVMEFCNNNDLQLIVRAHECVMDGFERFAQGHLITLFSATNYCGTANNAGAILVLGRDLVVVPKLIHPLPPAISSPETSPERHIEDTWMQELNANRPPTPTRGRPQVPNDRGSLAWI is encoded by the exons ATGGACGTGGATTCGGCTATGGCTACGGAGCCCGATCACGATCCTTCGGAGCAGCCCACCACGGCTAATGGTGTGGACCAGCCAACCGAATCCGAATCCTCGACGcctcagcagcagcagcagcaacagaCTAACAATAGcagtattattaataatagtagtaaTAGTGGTGGTGGTGCTGGCCCAGGACCGGTGGTGGCGGGTCCACGCTGTGCGCCGACTTACAGTGTGGTGAACGCGATAATAGAGAAGAAGGAGGATGGTCCCGGTCCGCGGTGTGGCCACACCCTGACTGCTGTGCCTGCCGTTGGGGAAGAGGGGATTCCTGGGTATATTGGCCCGAGATTAATTCTGTTCGGGGGAGCGACAGCCCTTGAAGGGAATTCTGCGGCATCAGGAACTCCTTCATCGGCCGGCAGCGCTGGAATTC GGTTGGCAGGTGCTACTGCTGACGTGCACTGCTATGATgttttgacaaataaatgGTCTCG AATAACTCCAATTGGAGAGCCGCCCACACCTCGGGCAGCTCATGTCGCAACTGCTGTAGGTACCATGGTTGTTATTCAG GGTGGGATTGGTCCAGCTGGTTTGTCTGCGGAAGATCTTCATGTCCTGGATCTTACGCAACAGCGGCCAAGATGGCATAG GGTTGTGGTCCAAGGTCCTGGGCCAGGACCACGCTATGGGCATGTCATGGCTTTGGTTGGACAACGATATCTCATGGCAATTGGCGGAAATGATG GAAAACGACCGCTAGCTGATGTTTGGGCACTGGATACCGCTGCAAAGCCATATGAATGGCGAAAACTGGAACCAGAGGGTGAAGGTCCACCACCTTGCAT GTATGCAACAGCGAGTGCGCGCTCTGATGGTCTTCTTTTGCTCTGTGGTGGGAGGGATGCGAATAGTGTG CCACTGGCTAGTGCATATGGGCTTGCCAAACATAGAGATGGTCGTTGGGAATGGGCCATTGCTCCTGGTGTCTCACCGTCTCCAAGATATCAACATGCAGCT gTTTTTGTTAATGCACGTCTTCATGTATCTGGAGGGGCTCTCGGCGGCGGGCGCATGGTAGAGGACTCCTCAAGTGTGGCAG TTTTGGATACTGCAGCTGGAGTTTGGTGTGACACAAAATCTGTTGTCACAAGTCCGAGGACCGGAAAATATAGCGCAGATGCTGCTGGTGGGGATGCCGCAGTTGAATTGACAAGGCGCTGTAGGCATGCTGCCGCCGCTGTCGGTGACTTGATCTTCATCTATGGTGGCCTGCGTGGGG GGGTGCTGCTGGATGATTTGCTTGTTGCTGAAGATCTGGCTGCTGCTGAAACAACTAGTGCAGCTTCCCATGCAGCTGCTGCAGCAGCTGCGTCCAATGTGCAGCAAGGAAGGTTATCAG TTGTGGTGGGAAATCCTGTTGCTCCCCCTGTAAATGGTGATATTTATACGGACATAAGCACAGAAAACGCAGTGCTCCAAGGTTCCCg GTTGAGTAAAGGTGTTGAGTACTTAGTTGAAGCTGCAGCAGCAGAAGCTGAGGCCATTAGTGCTGCACTGGCGGCTGCTAAAGCTCGACAAGTTAATGGGGAACTTGAGCTGCCAGATAGAGATCGTGGGGCAGAGGCTACCCCTAGTGGGAAGCAAGTATCTATCTTGACCAAGCCTGATTCagtgatgtcaaataattCTGCCCCGCCTGGAGTTAGGCTCCATCATCGTGCT GTGGTTGTAGCTGCTGAGACTGGTGGTGCTTTAGGTGGGATGGTCAGACAGCTTTCAATTGATCAGTTCGAAAATGAAGGCAGGCGTGTCAGTTATGGAACTCCGGAAAGCGCAACCGCAGCTAGGAAACTTTTAGATCGGCAAATGTCTATTAACAGTGTACCAAAGAAG GTGATTGCCCATCTTCTTAAACCTCGTGGTTGGAAGCCTCCAGTTCGCAGACAATTTTTCTTGGATTGCAACGAGATTGCAGATCTTTGTGATAGTGCGGAGAGAATATTTGCAAGTGAACCTAGTGTACTACAGCTGAAGGCTCCTATTAAGATATTTGGGGACTTGCATGGGCAATTTGGTGATCTTATGCGACTTTTTGATGAATATGGATCACCTTCTACTGCTGGTGATATAGC ATATATTGATTATCTCTTCTTGGGAGACTATGTTGATCGTGGTCAACACAGTTTGGAAACCATCACTCTTCTCTTAGCTCTCAAG GTTGAGCATCCCCATCAAATACATTTGATTCGTGGTAATCATGAAGCTGCGGATATTAATGCTCTTTTTGGCTTTCGAATTGAGTGCATTGAGCGTATG GGTGAGAGAGATGGAATTTGGGCATGGCATCGGATAAACAGATTGTTCAACTGGCTTCCTCTGGCTgcattaattgagaaaaaaattatttgtatgcATGGTGGTATTGGGAGATCGATAAACCATGTAGAACAGATTGAGAATATTCAGCGTCCGATTGCAATGGAAGCAGGATCTATTGTTCTTATGGACTTGTTGTG GTCTGATCCCACTGAGAATGACAGTGTAGAAGGACTGCGACCAAATGCAAGAGGTCCTGGTTTGGTAACCTTTGGG CCTGATCGTGTTATGGAATTCTGTAACAACAACGATCTTCAATTGATTGTTCGAGCACATGAGTGTGTGATGGATGGCTTTGAAAGATTTGCTCAGGGACATTTAATCACTCTTTTCTCAGCGACAAACTACTGCG GTACTGCCAACAATGCTGGTGCTATCCTAGTTTTGGGTAGAGATTTAGTGGTTGTACCCAAACTAATTCACCCATTGCCACCTGCAATTTCATCCCCAGAAACCTCCCCTGAACGGCATATAGAAGACACTTGGATGCAG GAGCTCAATGCTAACAGGCCACCTACTCCCACCAGAGGCCGTCCTCAAGTTCCTAACGACCGAGGTTCTCTTGCTTGGATTTAG